Below is a genomic region from Vibrio mimicus.
TTTATAAGTGCTAGAAAGCTTGCCAAGAAAATCACCGGATTTGACCACATGGGTAATGGTTTCAGTTTCTACCGGATTACTCACCGTAGGAACTGGGATTGGCATCTGGGCTCCCGGAATAGTCAACCATTGTCCAATCGTGATCGTCAAGGATTTAAGTTGGTTGGCCTGCTTTAGCGCATCCACACTCACACCATATTGATTGGCGATCAGGCCGATTGACTCACCACGCTGCACTTTGTGCTTCTGCACTTTACCACGATTGGCAAATCGGGTGCCTTCTGGTGGATTATCTTCAAAATACTGAACAATCGCCGTGGCTAATGCACGGGCTAACTTATCTTGATGGGTACGTTGAAACAGCAGTTTTTCTTCTGAGGGGTTGGAGATAAACCCAGTTTCAACCAACACTGAGGGAATGTCCGGTGATTTTAACACCGCCAAACTCGCGTTCACGGGTTCCGCTTTATGCAAATGAGCGACTTTACCCATTTCACGCAAAATATTCGAGGCGACTTTATACCCTTCTTTCTGTGAGTGGCTAAATTGCAGATCCAACAAAGTTTGGCTGACGTTGCGATCATTATTGGCTTTCGATAACACTTCTCCGGCCCCACCAAGCAATTCAGATTGTTGTTCATGGTTTTCAACCCAGCGGGCAATTTCGGTATTGGCACGGCGAGTATTGAGCACAAACACCGAACCACCACGAGGCTGCGGTGTATGGAAAGCATCCGCATGCACCGAAACCAACAGATGTGCTTTACTGCTACGGGCAATTTCTGTGCGTTTATTGAGATTCACAAAATAGTCACCACGGCGCGTTAGTACCGCTTTCATCCCCGGTACCGCATTGATTTGATCAGCCAGTTTTTTCGAAACACTGAGGGTGACATCTTTCTCGTATTTGCGCGTTGGGCCAATTGAACCAGGATCCTCACCACCATGCCCAGCATCAATTGCCACCACAATGTCATCATTGCCTTGTAATTGAGAAGCATCTTTGCTGACTTGCGCCGCAGAGGAATTTGATGCACTTGGTGAGCTGGTCTCTGCTGCTTTGCCATGTGGCATATCTACGACAAGGCGATGCCCATATTGTCCACCAGGAGTTGGGGCCAGTTTGAATAAGGCTGGGGTAGTGTTCTGTTTCAGTTCAAACACTAGGCGAAACGTGCCTTTT
It encodes:
- a CDS encoding N-acetylmuramoyl-L-alanine amidase, which produces MLNVSRFVFLLCGLVLFTLAPQTWANVLEGARVWPSPDETRVVLDVKSEVDYSYFVLSSPDRLVIDLKQTSSRAKLPVNVTESGVLSKIRASSPPEKGTFRLVFELKQNTTPALFKLAPTPGGQYGHRLVVDMPHGKAAETSSPSASNSSAAQVSKDASQLQGNDDIVVAIDAGHGGEDPGSIGPTRKYEKDVTLSVSKKLADQINAVPGMKAVLTRRGDYFVNLNKRTEIARSSKAHLLVSVHADAFHTPQPRGGSVFVLNTRRANTEIARWVENHEQQSELLGGAGEVLSKANNDRNVSQTLLDLQFSHSQKEGYKVASNILREMGKVAHLHKAEPVNASLAVLKSPDIPSVLVETGFISNPSEEKLLFQRTHQDKLARALATAIVQYFEDNPPEGTRFANRGKVQKHKVQRGESIGLIANQYGVSVDALKQANQLKSLTITIGQWLTIPGAQMPIPVPTVSNPVETETITHVVKSGDFLGKLSSTYKVSVASIKKENNLKSDTLVLGQKLKITVSLKDKPLRKHKVQRGEYLSKIADQYNVSIDSIRQANQLRSDQLLVGQQLIIPNK